One Nitrospira sp. DNA window includes the following coding sequences:
- a CDS encoding Thioredoxin-like, with the protein MKRVLLAGAILLAPLWATQLLLAAGFFKVGERAPTFALTSVTGDAVSLDHLKGKVVVLGLFHICDPCMVQGTNLQKVHEAMVGKNVAVVGINSSGNSKRDVGEFLSAFPVKVTYPYLLDPNKTTDKLYGGGKFIPNVYVIDQQGVIKWQRVGNMELAGAEVIIQEVEKLLASAPAAGAGSM; encoded by the coding sequence ATGAAACGAGTTCTGCTGGCTGGTGCCATTCTCCTGGCACCCTTGTGGGCGACCCAACTTCTCTTGGCCGCAGGATTTTTCAAGGTGGGTGAAAGGGCCCCGACCTTTGCCCTGACGTCGGTCACGGGTGATGCCGTTTCGCTTGATCACTTGAAAGGGAAGGTGGTCGTACTGGGACTCTTCCATATCTGTGATCCCTGCATGGTGCAAGGGACCAATTTGCAAAAGGTTCATGAAGCCATGGTCGGTAAAAACGTCGCGGTTGTCGGCATCAATTCATCGGGGAATTCCAAACGGGACGTCGGTGAGTTTTTGAGCGCATTTCCGGTTAAAGTGACCTATCCCTACCTGCTCGACCCGAACAAGACCACCGATAAGCTGTACGGCGGCGGGAAGTTCATTCCCAACGTCTATGTGATCGACCAGCAGGGTGTGATCAAGTGGCAACGGGTGGGCAATATGGAACTGGCCGGCGCCGAGGTGATCATCCAAGAAGTGGAAAAATTGTTGGCCTCTGCGCCTGCCGCGGGCGCCGGATCTATGTAA
- a CDS encoding TPR repeat-containing protein: protein MPLRNGLSEELNRQGNEHFARGHYTDAYACYAKALECDRLTGDQRALSATLGNLGNICAVSGRREAAQNYYQEVLELQKVLGDEKGIGTTLANLGNLRADAGEWDRARAYYLEALDIMSRVHDEMGKAVLFSDLGLVARETGQFDEAIRHYEQSLVLMRRLNNQGGVADAWRMMGRTFAIQKRYDDAIACCHTSQSIAERNRDELRTGGARYVLAQCYEDLGQLKMALDLLEQVVRMDRKYDLPKLAENTARLELLRARLAAEEPAPQPRQSHA from the coding sequence ATGCCTCTTCGAAACGGACTCTCAGAAGAACTCAACCGCCAGGGCAACGAACATTTTGCGCGCGGGCATTACACGGATGCCTATGCCTGTTACGCCAAAGCCTTGGAGTGTGACCGTTTGACGGGCGATCAGCGGGCGTTGAGCGCCACTCTGGGTAACCTCGGCAACATTTGTGCGGTGAGCGGTCGTCGCGAGGCGGCGCAGAATTATTATCAAGAGGTGTTGGAGTTGCAGAAAGTGCTGGGCGACGAAAAGGGCATCGGCACGACCTTGGCCAATCTGGGGAATCTCCGCGCCGACGCCGGTGAATGGGATCGCGCCAGGGCCTATTACCTCGAGGCGCTCGACATCATGAGCCGCGTGCATGACGAAATGGGGAAGGCGGTATTGTTCTCGGATTTGGGGTTGGTGGCGCGTGAGACCGGGCAATTCGACGAAGCCATCCGTCACTACGAACAGTCCTTGGTGCTGATGCGCCGCCTCAACAATCAGGGCGGCGTGGCCGATGCGTGGCGGATGATGGGGCGAACCTTCGCCATCCAAAAACGCTATGATGATGCCATCGCCTGCTGCCATACCAGCCAGTCGATCGCCGAGCGGAACCGTGATGAATTGCGTACCGGGGGAGCCCGGTATGTGTTGGCGCAATGTTATGAAGACCTGGGTCAATTGAAGATGGCGCTTGATTTGTTGGAGCAGGTCGTGCGTATGGACCGTAAGTATGATCTTCCAAAGCTGGCCGAAAATACCGCGCGGCTTGAACTGCTTCGCGCCCGGCTGGCGGCAGAGGAGCCGGCTCCCCAACCCCGGCAGTCTCACGCATGA
- a CDS encoding TPR domain protein, which yields MYRRNIKHILGPLAVLIGLFIFYQTWLKPRYFHEPQSPAPPVIVEATPPASSAPVAPPQEPVAAETKRPRTIDPVSIPVPRHSELLSAIHEELEKHNVTLAQTKLEELPSSLLTESATKRHVAILWNNLGILQEKTGGTEVSMKAFKKAVSLDPQNPVAHLNLANAYWGLRDPALTEEFLRKVMTLVPDEPFPHVALADLLQERDQLTEAGKHLIQAKERIKKDPGLLSYLKVVTTKVQRAEKVEEKLSARNSIHFTVKYDGSDDPTTWTTVLDILEEAYREVGQKFNFFPSKPIIVVLHTKNQFQSATGSPNWADGLFDPVLGRIQIPTQGAATDRAWLTRVLRHEFVHALVHEELGTTGGAIPTWLNEGLAMQLAGDPWQELKGVLRGDHNLIPLTALEGSWENLSAEKVGLAYMEATTATHYLIERFGMHKVHEVLVHLKARQTIAAAMQDRLLLSYDHFQQQWADSLGATLAQPKS from the coding sequence ATGTATCGACGCAACATCAAACACATTCTGGGACCGCTTGCCGTCCTGATCGGCCTCTTCATTTTTTATCAAACCTGGCTGAAGCCCCGCTATTTCCACGAGCCGCAGTCTCCCGCCCCGCCGGTCATCGTCGAAGCCACGCCCCCTGCCTCCTCTGCTCCCGTCGCGCCGCCTCAGGAACCGGTCGCGGCTGAGACGAAGCGGCCTCGTACGATCGATCCCGTCAGCATTCCGGTCCCGAGACATTCCGAATTGCTCAGTGCCATTCATGAAGAGTTGGAGAAACACAACGTCACCCTGGCGCAGACGAAGCTGGAAGAACTTCCGTCGTCGCTTTTGACGGAATCGGCCACCAAGCGACATGTCGCCATTCTGTGGAACAACCTCGGCATCCTTCAGGAAAAAACCGGTGGAACCGAAGTTTCGATGAAGGCCTTTAAGAAAGCCGTTTCCCTCGACCCTCAAAACCCGGTGGCCCACCTCAACCTGGCTAATGCCTATTGGGGCCTCCGGGACCCGGCGCTCACCGAAGAATTCCTCAGGAAAGTCATGACCCTGGTCCCGGACGAGCCCTTTCCGCATGTGGCCCTCGCGGATCTGCTCCAAGAGCGGGATCAACTCACAGAAGCCGGCAAACATCTAATCCAGGCAAAGGAACGCATCAAGAAAGACCCCGGCCTTCTATCCTACTTGAAGGTGGTCACTACGAAGGTGCAGCGCGCCGAGAAGGTCGAAGAGAAACTTTCAGCTCGCAACAGCATCCACTTCACGGTCAAGTATGACGGCAGCGACGATCCCACGACCTGGACCACGGTCCTCGATATTCTCGAAGAGGCCTATCGAGAGGTCGGCCAGAAGTTCAATTTTTTCCCCTCAAAACCGATCATTGTCGTCCTCCACACGAAAAATCAGTTCCAAAGCGCCACGGGGAGTCCCAATTGGGCCGACGGCCTGTTCGACCCGGTCCTCGGACGCATCCAAATCCCCACGCAGGGAGCTGCAACAGACCGAGCCTGGTTGACCCGCGTACTTCGGCACGAGTTCGTCCATGCCCTGGTCCACGAGGAATTGGGGACAACCGGCGGAGCGATTCCCACCTGGCTCAACGAAGGGTTGGCCATGCAACTGGCTGGAGATCCCTGGCAGGAACTGAAAGGCGTGCTGCGGGGGGACCACAACCTGATTCCATTGACGGCGCTGGAGGGGAGCTGGGAGAACCTATCGGCCGAGAAGGTTGGCCTCGCCTACATGGAAGCGACGACCGCCACGCATTATCTGATTGAACGATTCGGCATGCACAAGGTCCATGAAGTGCTCGTCCACCTGAAGGCCCGCCAAACTATCGCCGCGGCCATGCAAGACCGGCTCTTGCTGTCCTACGATCACTTCCAGCAACAATGGGCCGACAGCCTCGGCGCCACATTGGCCCAGCCGAAATCCTAA